A stretch of Pseudomonas sp. LS.1a DNA encodes these proteins:
- the fliD gene encoding flagellar filament capping protein FliD, with protein sequence MAGTTVSGIGSGIDTQAIVESLVAAQKAPKQAQINTQTLKATTTLSSIGKIQAALDAFRGALTNMTDTNSFGGLSLKSSDEKVATVTMGTGAANGSFSLVVSKLATASKVSTKVYAGGAGSVVNSGSTPTTLKISQSGKDYDLSVPPGATLQQVRDSINSQFGVAGLSANVLTDASGSRLIITSTKMGEGSDITLSGNSGIDTGYTVIDPPTDAEYTLDGIAMKSKTNDITDAVSGLNIKLVGTSPKNATSGELTPTVLSLSTSSTALKSGLKGFIDTYNALLTVLNTETKVTKNADGSMTAAALTGDASMRALMTSIREELNAVSGNGTLKSLAAFGVTSSQDGGLLSLDDKKWDKAATSNAADLTSIFNGKDGLLARLQKVTEPFAKASTGTLAERSKTLSESLTKLKTEQDTLDARMEALQKSLQDKYNNMDTLVTQLRQQQNSVLSTLNALNKANSDD encoded by the coding sequence ATGGCAGGTACAACAGTCAGCGGTATTGGCTCGGGCATCGATACCCAGGCGATCGTGGAATCCCTGGTGGCCGCGCAGAAGGCGCCGAAGCAGGCGCAGATCAATACCCAAACGCTGAAGGCAACCACCACGTTGTCCTCGATCGGCAAGATCCAGGCGGCCCTGGATGCCTTCCGCGGCGCTTTGACCAACATGACCGATACCAACAGTTTCGGCGGTCTGAGCTTGAAATCCTCGGATGAGAAGGTTGCGACCGTGACCATGGGCACGGGGGCGGCCAACGGTTCATTCTCGTTGGTGGTCAGCAAGCTTGCGACTGCCTCGAAAGTGTCGACCAAGGTTTATGCCGGCGGCGCCGGCTCGGTAGTCAATTCCGGCTCCACTCCGACCACCTTGAAGATCAGCCAGAGTGGCAAGGATTACGACCTCAGCGTTCCCCCGGGCGCGACACTGCAGCAGGTGCGGGATAGCATCAACAGCCAGTTCGGCGTGGCGGGCCTGAGTGCCAACGTGCTGACGGATGCCTCGGGCTCGCGCTTGATCATTACCTCGACCAAGATGGGTGAGGGTTCCGATATCACGCTTTCGGGAAATTCCGGCATCGATACCGGTTACACCGTCATCGATCCGCCCACCGATGCCGAGTACACGCTTGATGGCATTGCCATGAAGTCCAAGACCAATGACATCACTGATGCGGTCAGCGGCCTGAACATCAAGCTGGTCGGCACGTCTCCGAAAAACGCCACGAGCGGGGAGCTGACGCCCACCGTGCTCTCGCTGAGTACCAGCAGCACCGCGCTGAAGTCCGGCCTCAAAGGCTTCATTGATACCTACAATGCTTTGCTGACGGTGCTCAACACGGAAACCAAAGTCACCAAGAATGCCGATGGTTCCATGACCGCAGCAGCGCTGACGGGTGATGCGTCGATGCGTGCACTGATGACGTCCATTCGTGAAGAGCTCAATGCCGTATCCGGCAATGGCACGTTGAAGTCCCTTGCCGCGTTCGGCGTGACTTCGTCCCAGGACGGCGGCCTGCTGAGCCTGGACGACAAGAAGTGGGACAAGGCGGCTACCAGCAATGCGGCCGACCTGACCAGTATCTTCAATGGCAAGGACGGCCTGTTGGCGCGTTTGCAGAAGGTGACCGAGCCGTTTGCCAAGGCCAGCACCGGTACCCTTGCCGAGCGCTCCAAGACCCTGAGCGAGAGCCTGACCAAGCTCAAGACCGAACAGGACACCCTGGATGCGCGTATGGAAGCCCTGCAAAAGAGCTTGCAGGACAAGTACAACAACATGGATACCCTGGTCACCCAGCTGCGCCAGCAGCAGAACTCGGTGCTGAGTACCCTCAACGCGCTGAACAAAGCCAATAGCGACGATTAA
- a CDS encoding flagellar protein FlaG: MDMSVKLGQVYPSTLPPAPVADRDPLVPAKVQEAAATEKKQPHSREDLEKAVDEIRDFVQSSQRQLDFSIDDSTGRVVVKVIATQSGEVIRQLPSETALKLAQSLSEAGSLLFDDQV, from the coding sequence ATGGACATGAGTGTCAAGCTGGGTCAGGTGTATCCCTCTACGTTGCCCCCGGCGCCTGTTGCTGATCGGGATCCGCTGGTACCTGCCAAGGTGCAGGAAGCTGCGGCCACCGAAAAAAAACAGCCACACTCGCGCGAAGACCTGGAAAAGGCAGTTGACGAGATCCGGGATTTCGTCCAGTCGAGCCAGCGTCAGCTGGATTTTTCCATTGATGATTCCACCGGTCGGGTCGTGGTCAAGGTGATTGCCACCCAGTCGGGAGAAGTGATCCGGCAACTTCCGTCGGAAACGGCACTGAAGCTCGCCCAGAGCCTGAGTGAAGCCGGCAGCCTGCTGTTCGATGATCAGGTATAG
- a CDS encoding flagellin N-terminal helical domain-containing protein, whose product MPLTVNTNIASITTQGNLTKASNAQTTSMQRLSSGLRINSAKDDAAGLQIANRLTSQINGLGQAVKNANDGISIAQTAEGAMQASTDILQKMRTLALSSATGSLSADDRKSNNDEYQALTAELNRISETTTFGGQKLLDGSYGTKAIQVGANANETINLALDNVSAKSIGSQQIKSGTIAPSATGLAAADLVVTGNGQTKTVSYAAGASAKDIAAQLNGAIGGLTAAASTEVKLSVGAAAATTPANFDLTVGGSTVSFIGVTDTASLADQLKSNAAKLGISVNYDESTQNLEVKSDTGENLTFKSQAGGDAISVGAKNGSGAYPALTALSATAGTDSVVTGQVSLDSAKGYSIANGATGTGATDLFGAASVSSAKTTIADTDVTNAVNAQNALAVIDKAIGSIDSVRSGLGATQNRLQTTVDNLQNIQKNSTAARSTVQDVDFASETAELTKQQTLQQASTAILSQANQLPSSVLKLLQ is encoded by the coding sequence ATGCCGTTAACCGTTAACACCAACATTGCGTCGATCACCACTCAGGGCAACCTGACCAAGGCCAGCAACGCCCAGACCACTTCGATGCAGCGTCTGTCCTCGGGCCTGCGCATCAACAGCGCCAAAGACGACGCTGCCGGCCTGCAGATCGCCAACCGTCTGACCAGCCAGATCAACGGCCTGGGCCAGGCTGTGAAGAACGCCAACGACGGTATCTCGATCGCTCAGACCGCTGAAGGTGCAATGCAGGCTTCGACCGACATCCTGCAGAAAATGCGTACCCTGGCCCTGTCCTCGGCTACTGGCTCGCTGAGCGCCGACGACCGTAAGTCGAACAACGACGAATACCAGGCTCTGACCGCTGAGCTGAACCGTATCTCGGAAACCACCACCTTCGGTGGCCAGAAGCTGCTGGACGGCTCGTACGGCACCAAGGCCATCCAGGTCGGCGCCAACGCCAACGAAACCATCAACCTGGCCCTGGATAACGTTTCGGCCAAGAGCATCGGTTCGCAGCAGATCAAGTCCGGCACCATCGCTCCTTCCGCGACTGGCCTGGCTGCTGCCGATCTGGTTGTAACCGGTAACGGTCAGACCAAAACCGTGAGCTACGCCGCTGGTGCTTCGGCCAAAGACATTGCCGCCCAGCTCAATGGTGCAATCGGTGGCCTGACTGCAGCTGCCAGCACCGAAGTCAAGCTCTCCGTTGGCGCCGCTGCTGCTACCACTCCAGCCAACTTCGACCTGACTGTAGGCGGCAGCACCGTCAGCTTCATCGGCGTAACCGATACTGCAAGCCTGGCTGACCAGCTGAAGTCCAACGCCGCCAAACTGGGTATCAGCGTCAACTACGACGAATCGACCCAGAACCTGGAGGTCAAATCCGACACCGGTGAAAACCTGACCTTCAAGTCGCAGGCCGGCGGTGACGCCATCTCCGTGGGTGCGAAGAACGGCAGCGGCGCCTATCCTGCCCTGACTGCACTGTCCGCTACCGCAGGTACCGACTCGGTGGTAACTGGCCAGGTTTCCCTGGACTCTGCCAAAGGCTACTCCATCGCCAACGGCGCTACCGGTACTGGTGCTACCGACCTGTTCGGTGCCGCTTCGGTTTCGTCGGCCAAGACCACCATCGCCGATACCGACGTGACCAATGCCGTCAACGCCCAGAATGCTCTGGCCGTTATCGACAAGGCCATCGGTTCGATCGACAGCGTCCGTTCGGGCCTGGGTGCTACCCAGAACCGTCTGCAAACCACCGTCGACAACCTGCAGAACATCCAGAAGAACTCCACCGCTGCCCGCTCTACCGTGCAGGACGTGGACTTCGCTTCGGAAACTGCCGAGCTGACCAAGCAGCAGACTCTGCAACAGGCTTCGACTGCAATCCTGTCGCAGGCTAACCAGCTGCCATCCTCGGTCCTGAAACTGCTCCAGTAA
- a CDS encoding ketoacyl-ACP synthase III — protein sequence MIGIKSIASYVPTAGLDNYVQGAKFGKDEEFMFGKIGASFLPRKAAEQETSDLCVEAAQALFASNPDLDPQSIDALIVVTQNGDEEGLPHTAAIVQSKLGLSTRVAAFDVSLGCSGYVYGLYAIKGFMEAAGLKNGLLITADPYSKIVDPEDRNTTMLFGDAATATWMGENAVWNLGQARFGTDGSGAEHLKVSDGKFFMNGRQVFNFALVKVPAHLHELLDASGLKSSDIDAFCIHQGSAAIVDAVARRFEEDHPEKFVKDMLETGNTVSSSVPLLLQKHMLDGSWKRVAISGFGVGLSWGSAILYRD from the coding sequence ATGATTGGCATCAAAAGCATTGCGAGTTACGTGCCCACCGCTGGCCTGGACAACTATGTCCAGGGTGCGAAGTTCGGCAAGGACGAAGAGTTCATGTTCGGCAAGATCGGCGCGTCGTTCCTGCCGCGCAAGGCCGCTGAACAGGAAACCTCCGACCTGTGCGTGGAAGCCGCCCAGGCACTGTTCGCCAGCAACCCCGACCTCGACCCGCAATCGATCGATGCGCTGATCGTGGTCACCCAGAACGGTGACGAAGAAGGCCTGCCGCACACCGCCGCCATCGTCCAGAGCAAGCTCGGCCTGTCCACCCGCGTGGCGGCGTTCGACGTGTCGCTGGGCTGCTCCGGCTATGTGTACGGCTTGTACGCCATCAAGGGCTTCATGGAAGCGGCAGGGCTGAAGAACGGCCTGCTGATCACCGCCGACCCGTATTCGAAGATCGTCGACCCGGAAGACCGCAACACCACCATGTTGTTCGGTGATGCGGCCACGGCCACCTGGATGGGTGAAAACGCGGTATGGAACCTGGGCCAGGCGCGCTTCGGCACCGACGGTTCCGGCGCCGAGCACCTCAAGGTCAGTGATGGCAAGTTCTTCATGAACGGCCGCCAGGTGTTCAACTTTGCCCTGGTCAAGGTGCCGGCGCACCTGCACGAACTGCTGGATGCCAGTGGCCTGAAGTCGTCGGATATCGACGCCTTCTGCATCCACCAGGGCAGTGCGGCGATTGTCGATGCCGTGGCCCGGCGTTTCGAAGAGGACCACCCGGAGAAGTTCGTGAAAGACATGCTGGAAACCGGCAATACCGTTTCCTCCAGCGTGCCGCTGCTGCTGCAGAAGCACATGCTCGACGGCAGCTGGAAGCGCGTGGCGATCAGCGGCTTTGGCGTGGGCCTGTCGTGGGGCTCGGCCATCCTGTATCGCGACTGA
- a CDS encoding flagellar hook-associated protein 3 produces MRISTAQFYESSASSYSKNFSSMNKTNDQVTSGIRIQTAADDPVGAARLLLLQQQQSLLDQYSSNINTVSNALLQEESVLSTINDAMQRASELAIRAGGAGVTDSDRVAISTELKEIEANIFGLLNSRDANGDYMFGGSKSTSPPYVRNSDGTYSYHGDQTQLSLQVSDTLNLATNDTGFTIFDSASNKSRTQSTLLVPATDDGVVGVSPGLMTSSSSYNNSFTAGQPYKLTFTSATQYVITDANGNDVTAETATNGTFDSKTEGANRIALRGVEFEITVTLEEGADADAAVAGREFSLAARPDSFNTTRSAGNTSSAQVTSSTVTDQAAYRSTFPSNGAVIKFTGPGSYEFYAQPMTADSKPVATGTFTAPALTVAGVTYQVSGSPQAGDQFAVTANTHQNQNVLETLSQLRAALDTPVTGIGQANALKDSVASAIANLASAREQIDITRGSIGARGNSLEIQRQENTSLGLANKTTQNAIGNTDMSQAAITLTLQQAMLEASQLAFSRISQLSLFNKL; encoded by the coding sequence GTGCGTATTTCCACCGCTCAGTTCTATGAGTCCAGCGCCAGCAGCTACTCCAAGAACTTCTCCAGCATGAACAAGACCAACGATCAGGTGACGTCGGGTATCCGCATCCAGACTGCGGCCGATGACCCGGTCGGCGCTGCGCGCCTGTTGCTGCTGCAACAGCAGCAGTCGCTGCTGGACCAGTACAGCAGCAACATCAATACGGTGAGCAATGCCCTGCTGCAGGAGGAGAGCGTGCTCTCCACCATCAACGATGCCATGCAGCGTGCCAGTGAGCTGGCAATCCGCGCCGGTGGTGCCGGGGTTACCGATTCCGACCGCGTGGCCATCAGCACCGAGCTGAAAGAGATCGAGGCAAACATTTTCGGCCTGCTCAACTCGCGCGATGCCAATGGCGACTACATGTTCGGCGGCTCCAAGAGCACCTCGCCGCCCTATGTGCGCAACTCCGACGGCACCTACAGCTACCACGGTGACCAGACCCAGTTGAGCCTGCAGGTGTCCGACACCCTGAACCTGGCGACCAACGACACCGGCTTCACCATCTTCGACTCGGCCAGCAACAAGAGCCGCACCCAGTCGACCCTGCTGGTGCCGGCCACCGACGATGGCGTGGTCGGGGTATCGCCAGGCCTGATGACCTCGAGCAGCAGCTACAACAACAGCTTCACTGCGGGCCAGCCGTACAAGCTGACCTTCACCAGTGCGACCCAGTACGTGATTACCGACGCCAATGGCAACGACGTCACTGCTGAAACCGCCACCAACGGTACCTTCGACAGCAAGACCGAAGGTGCCAACCGCATTGCCTTGCGTGGCGTGGAGTTCGAAATCACCGTCACCCTGGAGGAGGGCGCCGATGCCGATGCCGCCGTGGCGGGGCGTGAATTTTCCCTGGCGGCGCGTCCGGATTCGTTCAACACCACCCGCAGCGCAGGCAACACTTCCAGCGCCCAGGTCACCAGCAGCACCGTAACCGACCAGGCCGCCTATCGCAGCACCTTCCCCAGCAATGGTGCGGTGATCAAGTTCACCGGGCCGGGCAGCTACGAGTTCTACGCCCAGCCGATGACAGCCGATAGCAAGCCGGTAGCCACGGGCACCTTCACTGCGCCGGCGTTGACGGTGGCCGGTGTGACCTACCAGGTCTCCGGTTCGCCGCAGGCGGGTGACCAGTTTGCGGTCACGGCCAACACCCACCAGAACCAGAACGTGCTGGAAACCCTCAGTCAGCTGCGCGCGGCGCTGGACACGCCGGTGACCGGTATTGGCCAGGCCAATGCGTTGAAGGATTCGGTGGCTTCGGCAATCGCTAACCTGGCCAGCGCTCGTGAGCAAATTGACATCACTCGCGGTTCGATCGGTGCCCGTGGCAACTCGCTGGAGATCCAGCGCCAGGAGAACACCAGCCTGGGCCTGGCCAACAAGACTACCCAGAACGCCATCGGCAACACCGACATGTCCCAGGCGGCCATCACCCTGACCTTGCAGCAGGCCATGCTCGAAGCCTCGCAACTGGCCTTCTCGCGCATTTCTCAGCTGAGCCTGTTCAACAAGCTCTGA
- the flgK gene encoding flagellar hook-associated protein FlgK, with protein MSSLISIGLSGLSASQAALSVTSNNIANAATSGYSRQQTIQAAGPSHNIGAGFLGTGTTLSDVRRIYSAYLDNQLQTATSLQADSVAFQDQITTVDKLLADRDTGISSVLTAFFSALQTAAAKPGDVASRQLLLTQAQTLSNRFNAVSTQLSQQNDVINSQLDTLAGQVNKLTGSIAEYNKQIAAASGTGNTPNSLLDARSEAVRQLNELVGVTVQERDGNYDVYLGSGQSLVTGNKANTLSVQPGAADKSQASLRINYESFSSDVTSVITGGTIGGLLRYRQDVLTPSMNELGRVALVVADSINSQLGQGLDANGQFGSSLFSSINSATAIAQRSLASSNNSSGSGNLDVTIADSGKLTTYDYEVKFTSANQYSVRRSDGTDMGTFDLSADPAPVIDGFSLSLNGGGLAAGDSFKVIPTRAAAGSITTTLTDANKLAFAGPISATAGSGNSGTGTITQPTLGESLDIYGGADTALVQQAIRDSMPVRVVFDAASGGSQGYKLYDAKGTQIGTGSVVPGTDNKLSVAVPMLDAAGNPILDGSGNPRTFAVETTIGGSPAANDSFTLSFNADGKADNRNATALLGLQTKSTVNTGSGGGTSFTSAYASLVERVGAKANQATIDTTATQAVLKSASESRSAVSGVNLDDEAASLVKFQHYYTASSQIIKAAQETFSTLINAL; from the coding sequence ATGTCGAGCCTGATTTCTATCGGCCTGAGTGGCCTGAGTGCCAGCCAGGCGGCATTGTCGGTAACCAGTAACAACATCGCCAACGCCGCAACCAGTGGCTATTCGCGCCAGCAGACGATTCAGGCAGCGGGCCCTTCGCACAACATCGGCGCGGGCTTCCTGGGTACCGGCACCACGCTGTCGGACGTGCGCCGCATCTACAGTGCCTACCTGGACAACCAGCTGCAGACCGCCACCTCGCTGCAGGCCGACTCGGTCGCCTTCCAGGACCAGATCACCACCGTCGACAAGCTGCTGGCCGACCGTGACACCGGTATCAGCTCGGTCCTTACCGCATTCTTCTCGGCCCTGCAGACCGCAGCGGCCAAGCCCGGTGACGTCGCCTCGCGGCAGTTGCTGCTGACCCAGGCGCAGACCTTGAGCAACCGCTTCAATGCAGTGTCCACCCAGCTGAGCCAGCAGAACGATGTGATCAACTCCCAGCTCGATACGCTGGCGGGGCAAGTCAACAAGCTCACCGGCAGCATCGCCGAGTACAACAAGCAGATCGCCGCGGCCAGTGGCACCGGCAATACCCCCAACAGCCTGCTGGATGCGCGCAGCGAAGCCGTGCGTCAGCTCAACGAGCTGGTGGGTGTGACGGTGCAGGAGCGTGACGGCAACTACGACGTATACCTGGGCAGTGGCCAGTCGCTGGTCACCGGCAACAAGGCCAATACCCTGTCGGTGCAGCCGGGTGCTGCCGACAAGAGCCAGGCCAGCCTGCGCATCAACTACGAGTCGTTCAGCTCCGACGTGACCTCGGTGATTACCGGTGGCACCATCGGCGGCCTGTTGCGCTATCGCCAGGATGTGCTGACGCCGTCGATGAACGAGCTCGGCCGTGTCGCCCTGGTGGTGGCCGACAGCATCAACAGCCAGTTGGGCCAGGGCCTGGATGCCAACGGGCAGTTCGGCAGCTCGCTGTTCTCCAGCATCAACAGTGCCACCGCCATTGCCCAGCGCAGCCTGGCCTCGTCGAACAACAGCTCCGGCTCTGGCAACCTCGATGTGACCATTGCTGACAGTGGCAAGCTGACCACCTACGACTACGAGGTGAAGTTCACCAGCGCCAACCAGTACAGCGTGCGCCGTTCCGACGGCACCGACATGGGCACCTTCGACCTCAGCGCCGACCCGGCGCCGGTGATCGACGGCTTCAGCCTGTCGCTCAATGGCGGTGGCCTGGCGGCAGGGGACAGCTTCAAGGTGATCCCCACCCGTGCGGCAGCCGGCAGCATCACCACCACCCTCACCGATGCCAACAAGCTGGCTTTCGCCGGGCCGATCAGTGCCACGGCGGGCAGTGGCAATAGCGGCACCGGCACCATCACCCAGCCGACGCTGGGCGAATCGCTGGACATCTATGGCGGTGCCGATACCGCGCTGGTGCAGCAGGCGATTCGCGACTCGATGCCGGTGCGCGTGGTGTTCGACGCCGCCAGTGGCGGCTCCCAGGGCTACAAGCTGTACGATGCCAAAGGTACCCAGATAGGCACCGGCAGCGTGGTGCCAGGTACCGACAACAAACTGTCGGTGGCTGTGCCGATGCTCGATGCTGCTGGCAACCCGATTCTCGACGGCAGTGGCAACCCGCGCACCTTCGCGGTCGAGACCACCATCGGTGGCAGCCCGGCGGCCAACGACAGCTTCACCCTGTCGTTCAATGCCGACGGCAAGGCCGACAACCGCAATGCCACGGCGCTGCTGGGCCTGCAGACCAAGTCGACGGTGAACACCGGCTCTGGCGGCGGCACCAGCTTCACCTCGGCCTATGCCTCGCTGGTCGAGCGCGTGGGGGCCAAGGCCAACCAGGCCACCATCGACACCACGGCGACCCAGGCGGTGCTCAAGTCCGCCAGCGAAAGCCGCAGCGCGGTGTCCGGGGTGAACCTGGATGACGAGGCGGCCAGCCTGGTGAAGTTCCAGCATTACTACACAGCGTCGTCGCAGATCATCAAGGCGGCGCAAGAAACCTTCAGCACCCTGATCAATGCCTTGTAA
- the flgJ gene encoding flagellar assembly peptidoglycan hydrolase FlgJ, translated as MNSKSLVSGSVDSGAYTDLNRLSSLKVGDRDSEANVRKVAQEFESLFISEMLKASRKASDVLADDNPMNTETVKQYRDMYDQQLAVSMSREGGGIGLQDVLVRQLTKGRSTSINTSPFPRAEGGGPALWGNKVAQPVHANDSAATRNDVAALNSRRLALPSKLTDRLLAGIVPSAATANSAAVPARDGQQVAQAFAVPDNGLRILGRAVAQPPLAPNKAFADSDEFVATMLPMAEQAAKRIGIDPRYLVAQAALETGWGKSVMRNTDGSSSHNLFGIKATGNWQGEQARAITSEFRDGQFVKETAAFRSYDSYQDSFHDLVSLLQSNSRYQDALDSADNPEQFARELQKAGYATDPGYAKKIISIARQMQATPQYAMAGRTTNL; from the coding sequence ATGAACAGCAAAAGCCTGGTTTCCGGTAGCGTCGACAGCGGCGCCTACACCGACCTCAACCGCCTCAGCTCGCTGAAGGTGGGGGATCGCGACAGCGAAGCCAACGTGCGCAAGGTGGCCCAGGAGTTCGAATCGCTGTTCATCAGCGAAATGCTCAAGGCCTCGCGCAAGGCCAGCGACGTGCTGGCCGACGACAATCCGATGAACACCGAAACGGTGAAGCAGTACCGCGACATGTACGACCAGCAGCTGGCCGTGAGCATGTCCCGCGAAGGTGGCGGTATCGGCCTGCAGGACGTGCTGGTGCGCCAGCTGACCAAGGGCCGCAGCACATCCATCAATACCAGCCCGTTCCCGCGCGCCGAGGGCGGTGGCCCGGCGTTGTGGGGCAACAAGGTGGCGCAGCCGGTGCATGCCAATGATTCGGCAGCTACCCGCAACGACGTTGCCGCGCTCAACTCGCGGCGCCTGGCGTTGCCGAGCAAACTCACTGACCGCTTGCTGGCCGGCATCGTGCCGTCGGCGGCCACCGCCAACAGCGCTGCCGTACCGGCCCGTGACGGCCAGCAGGTAGCCCAGGCCTTCGCCGTGCCGGACAACGGCCTGCGCATCCTCGGCCGCGCCGTGGCCCAGCCGCCACTGGCACCGAACAAGGCTTTCGCCGACAGTGACGAATTCGTCGCCACCATGCTGCCGATGGCCGAACAGGCCGCCAAACGCATTGGTATCGACCCGCGCTACCTGGTGGCCCAGGCCGCCCTGGAAACCGGTTGGGGCAAATCGGTAATGCGCAACACCGATGGCAGCAGCAGCCACAACCTGTTCGGCATCAAGGCCACCGGTAACTGGCAGGGCGAGCAGGCGCGGGCGATCACCAGCGAGTTCCGTGACGGCCAGTTCGTCAAGGAAACGGCGGCGTTCCGCAGCTACGACTCGTACCAGGACAGCTTCCACGACCTGGTAAGCCTGTTGCAGAGCAATTCCCGCTATCAAGATGCACTGGATTCGGCCGATAACCCTGAGCAGTTTGCAAGAGAGCTGCAAAAGGCAGGTTATGCGACCGACCCGGGCTATGCGAAGAAAATCATCAGCATCGCCCGGCAAATGCAAGCAACCCCGCAATACGCCATGGCTGGCAGAACCACGAATCTATAA
- a CDS encoding flagellar basal body P-ring protein FlgI: MFNVRQLIAATLLLSCAFGAQAERLKDIASISGVRSNQLIGYGLVVGLNGTGDQTTQTPFTLQTFNNMLSQFGIKVPAGSGNVQLKNVAAVSVHADLPAFAKPGQVVDITVSSIGNSKSLRGGSLLMTPLKGIDGNVYAVAQGNLVVGGFDAEGRDGSKITVNVPSAGRIPGGATVERAVPSGFNQGNSLTLNLNRPDFTTAKRIVDKVNDLLGPGVAQAVDGGSVRVTAPMDPSQRVDYLSILENLEIDPGQAVAKVIINSRTGTIVIGQNVKVSPAAVTHGSLTVTITEDPIVSQPGPFSNGQTAVVPRSRVNAEQEAKPMFKFGPGTTLDEIVRAVNQVGAAPSDLMAILEALKQAGALQADLIVI; the protein is encoded by the coding sequence ATGTTCAACGTGAGGCAGCTGATTGCCGCAACCCTGCTTCTGTCCTGTGCCTTTGGCGCCCAGGCCGAGCGCCTGAAGGACATTGCCAGCATTTCTGGCGTGCGCTCCAACCAGCTGATCGGTTACGGCCTGGTGGTGGGGCTCAATGGTACGGGTGACCAGACCACCCAGACGCCGTTCACCCTGCAGACCTTCAACAACATGTTGTCGCAGTTCGGCATCAAGGTGCCGGCCGGCTCCGGCAACGTGCAGCTGAAAAACGTCGCGGCCGTGTCGGTGCATGCCGACCTGCCGGCGTTCGCCAAGCCAGGCCAGGTGGTGGACATTACCGTGTCCTCGATCGGTAACTCCAAGAGCCTGCGCGGCGGCAGCCTGCTGATGACCCCGCTCAAAGGTATCGACGGCAACGTCTATGCCGTGGCCCAGGGCAACCTGGTGGTGGGCGGCTTCGATGCCGAGGGCCGCGATGGTTCGAAAATCACCGTCAACGTTCCGTCGGCTGGTCGTATTCCTGGCGGTGCTACCGTCGAGCGTGCAGTGCCGAGCGGCTTCAACCAGGGCAACAGCCTGACCCTGAACCTCAACCGCCCCGACTTCACCACCGCCAAACGCATCGTCGACAAGGTCAACGACCTGCTCGGCCCAGGCGTGGCCCAGGCCGTGGACGGCGGTTCGGTGCGGGTCACTGCGCCGATGGATCCGAGCCAGCGCGTGGACTACCTGTCGATTCTCGAGAACCTCGAGATCGACCCGGGCCAGGCAGTGGCCAAGGTCATCATCAACTCGCGTACCGGCACCATCGTCATCGGCCAGAACGTCAAGGTGTCGCCGGCCGCGGTGACCCACGGCAGCCTGACCGTGACCATTACCGAAGACCCGATCGTCAGCCAGCCGGGCCCGTTCTCCAACGGCCAGACCGCCGTGGTGCCGCGCTCGCGGGTCAACGCCGAGCAGGAAGCCAAACCGATGTTCAAGTTCGGCCCGGGCACCACGCTGGATGAGATCGTCCGCGCGGTGAACCAGGTGGGCGCAGCGCCCAGCGACCTGATGGCCATCCTCGAAGCCCTGAAACAGGCCGGCGCCTTGCAGGCCGACCTGATCGTGATCTGA
- the flgH gene encoding flagellar basal body L-ring protein FlgH, with protein sequence MNRLLSVFALGGAVLLAGCVAPTPKPNDPYYAPVLPRTPLPAAANNGSIYQAGFEQNLYSDRKAFRVGDIITITLNERTSASKNAGSQIQKNSNANIGLTSLFGSTPSTNNPFGSGDLSLEAGYSGERATKGDSKATQGNTLTGSITVTVAEVLPNGIIAVRGEKWLTLNTGEELVRIAGMIRADDIATDNTVPSTRVADARITYSGTGSFADASQPGWLDRFFISPLWPF encoded by the coding sequence ATGAATCGTCTGTTGTCCGTTTTCGCCCTGGGGGGGGCGGTGTTGCTGGCAGGTTGCGTCGCGCCGACGCCCAAGCCCAACGACCCGTACTACGCGCCGGTACTGCCGCGCACCCCGTTGCCGGCAGCGGCCAACAACGGTTCGATCTACCAGGCCGGTTTCGAGCAGAACCTGTACAGCGACCGCAAGGCGTTCCGGGTGGGTGACATCATCACCATCACCCTCAACGAGCGCACATCGGCCAGCAAGAACGCCGGCTCGCAGATCCAGAAGAACAGCAACGCCAATATCGGCCTGACCTCGTTGTTTGGCAGCACGCCGAGCACCAACAACCCGTTCGGCAGTGGTGACCTGTCGCTGGAGGCCGGCTACAGCGGCGAGCGCGCCACCAAGGGCGACAGCAAGGCCACCCAGGGCAACACCCTGACCGGTTCCATTACCGTGACCGTGGCCGAAGTGCTGCCCAACGGCATCATCGCCGTGCGCGGCGAGAAGTGGCTGACCCTGAACACCGGCGAAGAGCTGGTGCGCATTGCCGGCATGATCCGCGCCGACGACATCGCCACCGACAACACCGTGCCGTCCACCCGTGTGGCCGATGCACGCATCACCTATTCCGGTACCGGCTCGTTCGCCGATGCCAGCCAGCCCGGGTGGCTGGACCGCTTCTTCATCAGCCCGCTTTGGCCTTTCTGA